Proteins found in one Cervus canadensis isolate Bull #8, Minnesota chromosome 24, ASM1932006v1, whole genome shotgun sequence genomic segment:
- the FAM124B gene encoding protein FAM124B, which translates to MDETPEPPAMTVHLLANAGQGLLLQQTLDRLLDCICPDIRLFLVSERASPVKYYDKCHSKRSRFPGMSVLLFLQENLGEERLFRVLDSLQHWPWQGYPAQNAQGRPCPYLLANQEFYSLDSQMPIWGVRQVHCGTEILRVTLYCRFDNYEDAIRLYAMILQREATLQKSNFCFFRLYSTETFALQLSLKQLPLGTSVDPKEASVLQFKVQEIGQLVPLLPHPCVPISRTRWQTQDYDGNKILLQVQLNPGLDVRNDEPPFLNSTLGADTLPHSSRLTPVSAIRTLELRSRRSRGRRFKVGSVERPEPGGRPVSDSSSDTLWKSPGGSAQPSSPATDSQPQLSSLHLEPRARMKGLSRENSFEKLEAETNVDTGFTVVSSEPRPSFESRFPRNLPTHQPPSCLSTSFSGSAASKNNRIFKERVHPLSLAGQRELGAKKILSKCPLPLPVQGEAKEAEEEFFI; encoded by the exons ATGGATGAGACACCGGAGCCCCCGGCCATGACTGTCCACCTCCTGGCCAATGCCGGGCAGGGCTTGCTTTTGCAGCAGACCCTGGATCGGCTCCTGGATTGCATTTGCCCAGATATCCGTCTCTTTCTTGTGTCCGAGCGGGCCAGTCCAGTGAAATACTACGACAAGTGCCACTCCAAGCGGTCACGCTTCCCGGGAATGTCTGTTCTGCTTTTCTTGCAGGAGAACCTTGGAGAGGAGAGGCTCTTCCGCGTGCTTGACTCCCTACAGCACTGGCCGTGGCAGGGCTACCCCGCTCAGAACGCCCAGGGAAGACCCTGCCCCTACCTTCTTGCCAATCAGGAATTCTACAGTCTGGACAGCCAGATGCCCATCTGGGGCGTGAGGCAGGTGCACTGTGGTACCGAGATCCTGAGAGTGACCCTCTACTGCCGTTTTGATAACTATGAGGACGCCATCCGGCTCTACGCAATGATCCTGCAGAGAGAAGCCACCTTGCAAAAGAGTAACTTCTGTTTCTTCAGGCTCTACTCCACTGAGACCTTTGCCCTGCAGCTCTCCCTGAAGCAGCTGCCCCTCGGAACATCGGTGGACCCCAAAGAGGCCTCGGTGTTGCAGTTCAAGGTACAGGAGATTGGCCAGTTAGTGCCTCTTCTACCCCATCCCTGTGTCCCCATCAGCCGCACCCGGTGGCAAACACAGGACTATGATGGCAACAAGATTCTGCTTCAG GTCCAGTTGAATCCAGGGCTTGATGTGAGGAATGACGAGCCTCCTTTTCTGAACAGCACCTTGGGAGCTGACACTCTTCCCCACAGCTCCAGGCTGACCCCTGTCTCTGCAATTAGGACCCTAGAGCTGAGGAGTCGAAGGAGTCGGGGCAGGAGGTTCAAGGTGGGCTCCGTGGAGCGGcctgagcctggtgggcggccagTGTCAGACAGTTCCAGTGACACTTTGTGGAAAAGCCCTGGCGGTTCAGCTCAGCCCAGCAGCCCAGCCACGGACTCCCAGCCACAACTGTCTTCTCTTCACCTCGAACCCAGGGCCAGAATGAAGGGCCTCAGCCGGGAAAACAGCTTCGAGAAGCTGGAGGCAGAGACCAATGTTGACACCGGATTCACCGTGGTCAGTTCTGAACCCAGGCCATCTTTTGAGAGCAGATTTCCGAGGAATCTTCCGACCCACCAACCACCATCCTGCTTGTCAACCTCTTTCTCAGGGTCAGCTGCTTCCAAAAACAACAGGATCTTTAAGGAAAGGGTTCACCCCCTGTCACTTGCTGGCCAAAGGGAACTTGGTGCTAAGAAGATACTCTCAAAATGTCCTCTTCCTCTGCCAGTCCAAGGTGAagcaaaagaagcagaagaagaattctttatataa